One part of the Nostoc sp. PCC 7120 = FACHB-418 genome encodes these proteins:
- a CDS encoding potassium channel family protein, which produces MYSTLEQKYQRIQKELMAGAIALGGVLILGTLWYRFVEGWSWEDAAYMTVITLATVGYGETNPLGSRGRLFTIALILLGVVNLGYIVNRFTEAVIQGYFQQGIRLRQQRRLMESLSEHYIICGFSRTGRQIAKEFRAEDVTFVVIDSDAESIEKAQAEGHTAFQGDATLDDTLLRVGIERAICLVAALPSDAENLYTVLSAKTLNPRIRAIARASTEEALQKLQRGGADAVISPYITGGKRMAAAALRPQVLDFVDGILTGADRQLYMEEFLLDPALCPFVGQSLQKAKLRSQSGALVLAIRRLDGMLIGGPTGDTVLMPGDTLICMGTADQLRTLNQILGPIGSQQLRKPKNI; this is translated from the coding sequence TTGTATTCAACTCTTGAACAGAAATACCAACGCATCCAAAAAGAGTTAATGGCCGGGGCGATCGCTCTCGGTGGTGTATTAATTCTCGGTACTTTGTGGTATCGCTTTGTTGAGGGTTGGTCATGGGAAGATGCAGCTTACATGACAGTTATTACCTTAGCTACCGTAGGATATGGCGAAACCAACCCTCTTGGTAGTCGTGGACGCTTATTTACTATTGCCTTAATTTTGTTGGGTGTAGTCAATCTTGGCTACATTGTCAACAGGTTTACAGAAGCAGTTATTCAGGGCTACTTTCAACAAGGTATTCGGCTCAGACAACAGAGGCGCTTAATGGAATCCTTATCAGAACACTACATCATTTGTGGATTTAGTCGGACTGGTCGCCAAATTGCTAAGGAATTTCGGGCGGAAGATGTAACATTTGTGGTGATTGATTCTGATGCCGAGTCGATAGAAAAGGCTCAAGCAGAGGGGCATACAGCATTCCAAGGAGATGCCACACTTGATGATACTCTCTTGAGAGTTGGGATTGAGAGGGCAATTTGTTTAGTTGCGGCCCTCCCTTCTGATGCAGAAAATTTATACACAGTTTTATCAGCAAAAACACTGAATCCCCGAATTAGAGCGATCGCACGAGCCAGCACAGAAGAAGCTCTGCAAAAATTACAGCGAGGCGGTGCAGATGCCGTCATTTCCCCATATATCACAGGTGGTAAGCGGATGGCGGCCGCCGCCCTCAGACCGCAAGTATTAGACTTTGTAGACGGGATTCTCACAGGTGCAGACCGTCAACTTTACATGGAAGAATTTTTACTCGACCCAGCCTTGTGTCCCTTCGTTGGTCAAAGCTTGCAAAAAGCCAAACTGCGATCGCAAAGTGGGGCATTAGTCCTGGCTATTCGTCGTCTAGATGGTATGCTGATCGGCGGCCCCACAGGCGATACGGTATTAATGCCGGGAGACACACTGATTTGCATGGGTACAGCCGACCAACTACGCACCCTCAACCAAATTCTCGGCCCAATTGGTTCTCAGCAATTACGTAAGCCAAAGAATATTTAA
- a CDS encoding ParA family protein — protein sequence MGYVIATANMKGGVGKTTLTVNLATCLAKNYGKRVLVLDLDTQISATLSLMSPLDFAKRRKQRLTFRYLIDDVINPDPNGKLTINDIIQTNVCNLPGLNLLPGDIDLYDEFVVSEMLHRQTVALGEQDFENVWNRFERVLINNILKPVRDEYDFILLDCAPGYNLMTRSALSASDFYLLPAKPEPLSVVGIQLLERRIGQLKESHEQEAKINIKMLGIVFSMCNTNLLTGRYYKQVMHRVVEDFGVEQICKAQIPVDINVAKAVDSFMPAVLNAPQSAGSKAFLQLTQELLQKL from the coding sequence ATGGGATATGTAATTGCTACAGCAAATATGAAAGGCGGTGTGGGGAAAACTACCCTCACTGTTAACTTAGCCACCTGTTTGGCGAAAAATTATGGTAAGCGGGTGCTGGTGCTGGATTTAGATACGCAAATCAGCGCCACACTCAGCCTGATGTCACCTTTAGATTTTGCCAAGCGCCGCAAACAAAGACTAACTTTCAGATATCTAATCGATGATGTTATTAATCCAGACCCCAACGGCAAGCTGACAATCAACGATATTATTCAAACTAACGTCTGTAATCTCCCCGGACTAAATTTATTACCAGGAGATATCGACTTATATGATGAGTTTGTCGTTTCAGAAATGTTGCACAGACAAACAGTTGCTTTAGGTGAACAAGACTTTGAAAACGTTTGGAATCGCTTTGAAAGAGTCTTGATTAATAACATCTTAAAACCAGTACGTGACGAATATGATTTTATTCTTTTAGATTGCGCCCCTGGTTATAATTTAATGACACGTAGCGCCCTATCTGCTAGTGATTTTTACCTGTTACCTGCCAAGCCAGAACCTTTATCTGTGGTAGGAATTCAACTTTTAGAAAGACGTATTGGTCAATTAAAAGAAAGTCATGAACAAGAAGCAAAGATAAATATCAAAATGCTGGGAATTGTTTTCAGTATGTGCAATACTAATCTACTAACTGGTAGATATTACAAACAAGTAATGCACCGTGTTGTTGAAGATTTTGGTGTAGAACAAATTTGTAAGGCACAAATCCCAGTCGATATTAATGTTGCGAAAGCGGTAGATAGTTTTATGCCGGCGGTGTTGAATGCACCCCAGTCAGCCGGTTCTAAGGCATTTTTGCAGTTGACTCAGGAGTTGTTGCAGAAGTTGTAA
- a CDS encoding tetratricopeptide repeat protein has product MTQSCNRVNVWEERRNEANTYYKQGKFSEYLDLVTENLQLARAIPDRAKEGHTLNDIGLAYLGCWQPQKALDCFHQALAVAVEIGNIQAEATALSNLGSTCSRLGKLTQSLEYFEKAAQIFRELQDTQGEVSTLNDMALIYIRLGEPKRSLLLQNQILAMRRLLGDFSGEATTLNGIGFAYSVLGEFEKALNYLQQALPIQKAVKNLAGEAITLNNIASIYLDLGQPKQALLLYHQVLLTRQSISDLPGEATTLNNIGFTYSKLSSHRKALKFYKQALVIYQQLGDSLGEISTLLNMGNLYVTTKRKKLALLCYRNAQTLAEKIADQTIFDKVKQFMDAL; this is encoded by the coding sequence ATGACGCAATCTTGCAATCGAGTCAACGTTTGGGAAGAACGCCGTAACGAAGCTAATACATACTACAAGCAAGGAAAATTTTCAGAATATCTCGATTTAGTAACAGAAAATTTACAATTAGCTAGAGCAATTCCAGACCGAGCTAAAGAAGGTCATACATTGAACGATATTGGTTTAGCATATCTTGGGTGTTGGCAACCGCAAAAAGCATTAGATTGTTTCCATCAGGCCTTGGCTGTAGCTGTAGAGATTGGTAATATCCAAGCAGAAGCCACAGCTTTAAGCAATCTAGGTTCTACTTGCAGTCGTCTCGGCAAACTTACCCAGTCCCTAGAGTACTTTGAGAAAGCCGCGCAAATATTTAGAGAGTTACAAGATACTCAAGGTGAAGTTTCCACCCTCAATGATATGGCGCTAATTTACATCAGATTGGGTGAACCAAAGCGATCGCTCTTGCTGCAAAATCAAATTTTAGCAATGCGGCGTTTGTTAGGAGACTTTTCTGGTGAAGCCACCACACTTAATGGCATTGGATTCGCCTATAGTGTTTTAGGTGAGTTTGAAAAAGCACTCAACTATCTTCAACAAGCACTACCTATTCAAAAAGCAGTCAAGAACTTAGCGGGTGAAGCCATAACTCTGAACAACATCGCTTCGATCTATCTAGACTTAGGGCAACCCAAACAAGCCCTGTTACTCTACCATCAAGTTCTGTTAACACGCCAGTCCATAAGCGATCTTCCCGGCGAAGCCACTACTCTCAACAACATTGGCTTTACCTACTCTAAATTGAGCAGTCATCGCAAAGCACTGAAATTCTACAAACAAGCACTTGTCATTTATCAACAACTAGGAGATTCTCTCGGAGAAATTTCGACTTTGTTGAATATGGGTAATCTTTACGTCACCACAAAACGCAAAAAGTTAGCTCTATTGTGTTATCGCAATGCTCAAACACTAGCTGAAAAAATTGCAGATCAGACGATCTTTGACAAAGTAAAGCAGTTTATGGATGCTCTGTGA
- a CDS encoding dienelactone hydrolase family protein yields MTEQVVATETVNLSQDSLQIAAYLAQPQAPGSYPGVVVLQEIFGVNGHIRDVTERIAKLGYVAIAPALFQRQAPGFETGYTPQDIEVGRGYAMQTKASELLNDIQAAIDYLKTLPQVKQNGFGCIGFCFGGHVAYLAATLPDIKATASFYGAGIATRTFGGGNPTVTRTPEIKGTLYGFFGTEDASIPPEQIDQIETELEKYNISHRVFRYDGADHGFFCDRRASYNPQAAADAWEQVQQLFKTVLTT; encoded by the coding sequence ATGACTGAGCAAGTAGTTGCCACAGAAACCGTTAACCTTTCGCAAGACAGTCTACAAATAGCTGCGTACTTAGCGCAGCCACAAGCACCAGGTTCCTACCCAGGAGTTGTAGTTTTACAGGAGATTTTTGGCGTTAACGGTCATATTCGGGACGTAACCGAACGGATTGCTAAGTTAGGGTATGTGGCGATCGCTCCGGCGCTATTCCAACGTCAAGCACCAGGCTTTGAAACTGGATACACACCCCAAGATATTGAAGTTGGTAGAGGTTACGCGATGCAAACCAAAGCATCAGAGTTACTAAACGATATTCAAGCAGCTATAGATTATCTGAAAACTCTCCCCCAAGTGAAACAAAATGGCTTTGGTTGTATTGGCTTCTGCTTTGGGGGTCATGTAGCCTATCTTGCTGCCACTTTACCAGATATCAAAGCGACTGCCTCCTTTTACGGTGCGGGAATTGCTACTCGTACATTTGGCGGCGGGAATCCTACTGTCACCCGTACACCAGAAATCAAAGGCACACTATATGGCTTTTTTGGTACGGAAGATGCCAGTATTCCCCCAGAGCAAATAGACCAAATCGAGACAGAGTTAGAAAAATACAACATTTCTCATCGTGTGTTCCGCTACGATGGAGCTGATCACGGATTTTTCTGTGACCGTCGTGCCAGCTATAATCCTCAAGCAGCAGCTGATGCTTGGGAGCAGGTGCAACAACTATTTAAGACTGTGTTAACAACATAG
- a CDS encoding DUF1350 family protein has protein sequence MDWKEIRGNWVLVPRNPVGIIHFLGGAFVATAPHLTYRWLLEQLGNKGYVVIATPFVNTLDHIAIANSVLLNFERTIERLHDSGALRKLYLPTYGIGHSMGCKLHLLIGSLFPVERAGNILISFNNYAAKDAIPLVEQFNTTLAIEFTPSPLETNKLVQESYNVRRNLLIKFNNDNLDQSAALTKILQVRFPEMVTAQTLPGTHTTPLGQDVKWQTGSSFTPFDALGQWFKQEVYRDLNQLNRAMLLWLNPLSPP, from the coding sequence ATGGATTGGAAAGAAATTAGAGGTAACTGGGTGCTTGTTCCCCGTAATCCAGTCGGGATCATTCATTTCTTGGGAGGTGCGTTTGTTGCCACAGCACCCCATCTGACATATCGTTGGCTACTGGAACAGTTGGGTAATAAAGGGTATGTAGTGATTGCCACGCCCTTTGTGAATACATTGGATCATATTGCGATCGCCAACTCTGTGCTATTGAACTTTGAACGCACGATAGAAAGATTGCATGATTCTGGGGCATTACGCAAGCTCTACTTACCTACCTACGGAATCGGACATAGTATGGGGTGTAAACTCCATCTACTCATTGGCAGTCTTTTTCCTGTGGAACGAGCAGGCAATATTTTAATCTCTTTCAACAACTATGCTGCTAAGGATGCTATACCCTTAGTGGAACAGTTCAACACTACTTTGGCGATTGAATTTACTCCCTCGCCTTTGGAAACAAACAAACTCGTACAGGAAAGTTATAATGTCCGGCGCAACTTATTAATCAAATTTAATAACGATAACCTGGATCAATCAGCAGCTTTAACCAAAATCTTACAAGTCCGCTTTCCAGAAATGGTGACAGCCCAGACTTTACCAGGAACGCACACCACACCCTTAGGTCAAGATGTCAAATGGCAAACAGGATCATCATTCACCCCCTTTGATGCGTTAGGGCAGTGGTTCAAACAAGAAGTCTATCGTGACTTAAATCAGCTAAACCGTGCCATGCTCTTGTGGTTAAATCCTCTTTCGCCACCGTGA
- a CDS encoding S1 RNA-binding domain-containing protein — MNSESKLSQKANSSFTMDDFAKALENHDYQFQKGQVVYGKVFQLDPDGAYVDIGGKSSAYIPRDEASLRAVNDLAAVLPLHEELEFIIIREQDAEGQVTLSRRQLEINHIWEKLAQMKENSQPVDVKVTGVNKGGVTVDVQSLRGFIPRSHLTERDNLEALKGHTLTAGFLEVDRNNKKLVLSQRLVTRSSNFNQLEIGQLVEGKITGIKPFGVFVDLNGLSALLHIKQVSQKFIESLEKVFQPGQTIKAIVIDLDQGKGRVAISTRALENFPGEVLENFEEVMASAEARANRAANKMNEGGVGV, encoded by the coding sequence ATGAATTCCGAATCGAAACTATCTCAAAAAGCCAACTCGTCTTTCACAATGGACGACTTTGCCAAAGCACTAGAAAATCACGACTACCAGTTCCAAAAGGGGCAAGTTGTTTACGGCAAGGTTTTCCAACTTGATCCTGATGGCGCTTATGTTGATATTGGTGGCAAGTCGTCAGCTTATATCCCCCGCGATGAGGCTTCTTTGAGGGCAGTTAACGATTTAGCGGCAGTCCTGCCGTTGCATGAGGAGCTTGAGTTTATTATCATCCGTGAACAGGATGCAGAAGGTCAAGTAACTCTTTCTCGACGGCAGTTAGAAATAAATCATATCTGGGAAAAACTGGCGCAAATGAAGGAAAATTCCCAGCCGGTGGATGTGAAGGTGACAGGTGTGAATAAAGGTGGTGTCACTGTTGATGTTCAAAGCTTGCGGGGATTTATTCCGCGATCGCACCTCACAGAGCGTGATAATTTAGAAGCCCTTAAAGGTCATACTCTCACGGCTGGCTTTTTAGAAGTAGACCGCAATAACAAAAAACTCGTCCTTTCCCAGCGTTTGGTAACTCGTTCTAGTAACTTCAATCAGTTAGAAATTGGTCAACTAGTAGAAGGTAAAATAACTGGAATTAAACCTTTTGGTGTGTTTGTTGATTTAAATGGTCTCAGCGCCTTGTTACATATCAAACAAGTTAGCCAAAAATTCATCGAATCTCTAGAAAAAGTCTTTCAACCTGGTCAAACAATTAAAGCTATAGTTATCGACTTGGATCAAGGTAAAGGTCGAGTGGCTATTTCTACCAGAGCCTTAGAAAACTTCCCTGGTGAAGTGTTAGAAAATTTCGAGGAAGTCATGGCTTCAGCCGAAGCACGGGCTAACAGAGCTGCTAATAAAATGAATGAAGGGGGTGTGGGGGTATAG
- a CDS encoding Uma2 family endonuclease, translating into MNTQSPVATDILGMVLKMQPNIIVSDEQLFDFCQVNRDFRIERNHFGELLIMPPTGAETDERNFNLIVQLGIWTKQDGTGVGFGSSGGFTLPNGAVRSPDAAWIKKARWEAIPVEQRKRFAPICPEFVVELRSETDNLKTLQEKMEEYIDNGTELGWLIDRKQRKVFIYCPDQAVRELDNPSTLGGEDTLPGFVLDLSQIW; encoded by the coding sequence ATGAACACGCAATCACCTGTAGCCACAGACATCTTAGGAATGGTGCTGAAAATGCAACCAAACATAATCGTTAGTGACGAGCAATTGTTTGATTTCTGTCAAGTAAACCGTGATTTTCGCATTGAACGTAATCACTTTGGAGAATTATTGATTATGCCACCCACAGGCGCAGAAACAGATGAACGCAATTTTAATTTAATTGTCCAGTTAGGTATTTGGACAAAGCAAGATGGTACAGGTGTAGGTTTTGGTTCTAGCGGTGGTTTTACCTTACCTAACGGTGCAGTGCGTTCTCCTGATGCAGCCTGGATTAAAAAAGCCAGATGGGAAGCAATACCTGTAGAACAAAGAAAGAGATTTGCGCCTATTTGTCCTGAATTTGTAGTGGAACTGCGTTCAGAGACAGATAATTTGAAAACATTACAAGAAAAGATGGAAGAATATATAGATAATGGTACAGAATTAGGTTGGTTAATAGATAGAAAACAACGTAAAGTATTTATTTATTGTCCCGATCAAGCTGTAAGAGAATTAGATAATCCTTCCACATTAGGTGGTGAAGATACACTACCAGGATTTGTTTTAGATTTAAGTCAAATTTGGTAA
- a CDS encoding aspartate aminotransferase family protein: MSLQTLIEQATNPPESGSAASSPFSTDSFDASVMSTYGRFPLALERGAGCRVWDTQGKEYLDFVAGIATCTLGHAHPAMVEAVTRQIQKLHHVSNLYYIPEQGELAQWIIQHSCADRVFFCNSGAEANEAAIKLARKYAHTVLDIEKPIILTANASFHGRTLATITATGQAKYQKYFDPLVPGFHYVNYNDISAVEAAISELDEGDYRVAAILIEPLQGEGGVRPGDVEYFQKLRQICDDTGILLMFDEVQVGMGRSGKLWGYEYLGVEPDIFTSAKGLGGGIPIGAMMSKKFCDVFQPGEHASTFGGNPFACGVALAVCQTLERENILQNVQDRGEQLRSGLRAIAAKYPHHLTEVRGWGLINGLELAADIPLTAADVVKAAINEGLLLVPAGPKVVRFVPPLIVTEAEINTALKLLEKALATVTA; this comes from the coding sequence GTGAGCCTACAAACTCTCATTGAGCAAGCCACGAACCCCCCAGAGTCAGGTTCTGCTGCATCTAGCCCCTTTAGTACAGATAGCTTTGACGCATCTGTTATGTCCACATACGGACGCTTTCCCCTCGCTTTAGAACGGGGTGCAGGTTGCCGAGTATGGGATACCCAGGGCAAAGAATACCTAGACTTTGTGGCGGGGATTGCCACTTGTACACTGGGACACGCCCACCCAGCTATGGTAGAAGCGGTGACACGCCAAATCCAAAAGCTGCACCATGTATCTAATTTGTACTACATTCCCGAACAAGGTGAATTAGCCCAATGGATTATTCAACACTCCTGCGCTGATCGGGTATTTTTCTGTAATTCTGGCGCTGAAGCCAACGAAGCCGCTATTAAACTGGCTCGTAAATATGCCCATACAGTTTTAGACATAGAAAAGCCTATTATTCTCACCGCCAATGCCAGTTTCCACGGACGGACATTGGCAACTATTACCGCTACTGGGCAAGCAAAGTATCAAAAATATTTTGACCCCCTAGTACCCGGATTTCACTATGTAAATTACAACGATATCAGTGCGGTAGAAGCAGCTATTAGCGAGTTAGACGAGGGAGATTACCGAGTAGCGGCAATTCTCATCGAACCATTACAAGGGGAAGGCGGTGTTCGTCCTGGTGATGTGGAATACTTCCAAAAGCTGCGGCAAATTTGTGATGACACCGGCATTTTGTTGATGTTCGATGAAGTGCAGGTCGGGATGGGACGCAGTGGTAAATTGTGGGGTTATGAATACCTGGGTGTAGAACCAGACATTTTCACCAGCGCCAAAGGTTTGGGTGGTGGTATCCCCATTGGGGCGATGATGAGTAAGAAATTCTGCGATGTCTTCCAACCAGGAGAACACGCCAGCACCTTTGGTGGTAATCCCTTTGCTTGTGGTGTAGCGTTGGCTGTGTGTCAGACCTTGGAAAGGGAGAATATTTTGCAGAATGTGCAAGATAGAGGGGAACAGTTAAGGAGTGGCTTAAGAGCGATCGCTGCTAAATATCCCCATCATCTAACTGAAGTTCGCGGCTGGGGTTTAATTAACGGTCTGGAATTAGCCGCAGATATTCCATTAACTGCTGCTGATGTCGTCAAGGCTGCTATCAACGAGGGCTTATTGTTAGTACCAGCCGGGCCAAAGGTCGTCCGCTTTGTACCACCATTAATTGTCACAGAGGCAGAAATCAACACCGCCTTAAAATTACTGGAAAAAGCATTAGCAACTGTGACAGCGTAA
- a CDS encoding GntR family transcriptional regulator: MIQFRIQPDSEIPASTQLFNQLRFAIASRQYPPAYKLPSTRALAMQTGLHRNIISKVYRQLEEDGFVESLAGSGIYVRAQGHEGGSRLQSPILTQHPEASKVLQQALDELLGQGYSLSQAREIFLAEIDWRLRCSARVLVASPTQDMGVGELMAYELEEELEIPVQIVAIDELAAVLDKTTSATVVTSRYFINDVEAIAAPKAIRVIPLDIYDYNKEINLLKNLPKDNCVGIVSLSSGIGRQAEVILHGLRGDELLVMTTQPKDNYKMQAIVKRAEVIICDQACYATVQAAVQAASEDIIRPPKLIKVDNYIGANSINLLKRELGLG, from the coding sequence ATGATTCAATTCCGTATTCAGCCAGATAGTGAGATTCCCGCATCAACCCAACTATTTAACCAACTCAGGTTTGCGATCGCTTCTCGGCAATATCCACCTGCATACAAATTGCCTAGCACTAGGGCTTTGGCAATGCAAACGGGGTTACATCGCAATATTATTAGTAAAGTCTATCGTCAGTTAGAGGAAGACGGTTTTGTCGAAAGTTTAGCAGGCTCAGGAATTTATGTCCGCGCTCAAGGTCATGAAGGCGGTAGTAGGTTACAATCGCCCATCCTCACACAACATCCTGAAGCATCAAAAGTTTTACAACAAGCACTTGATGAATTACTAGGACAAGGCTACTCACTCAGTCAAGCAAGAGAAATCTTTTTGGCAGAAATTGACTGGCGCTTGCGTTGTAGTGCGCGGGTACTGGTAGCATCCCCCACTCAAGATATGGGTGTGGGGGAGTTAATGGCTTATGAGTTAGAAGAAGAACTAGAAATTCCCGTGCAGATAGTGGCGATAGATGAGTTAGCCGCCGTGCTGGATAAAACCACCTCAGCCACAGTTGTTACCAGTCGCTATTTTATCAACGATGTGGAAGCGATCGCCGCCCCTAAAGCTATCCGTGTCATCCCTCTAGATATCTACGACTACAACAAAGAAATCAATCTGCTGAAAAACCTACCCAAAGATAATTGTGTAGGAATAGTCAGCCTCAGTTCTGGAATTGGTCGCCAAGCAGAAGTCATCCTCCACGGCTTGCGGGGTGACGAGTTATTAGTCATGACTACCCAACCAAAAGATAATTACAAAATGCAGGCGATCGTCAAGCGCGCCGAAGTGATTATCTGCGACCAAGCCTGTTATGCAACCGTGCAAGCCGCAGTCCAAGCCGCCTCCGAAGACATAATCCGTCCACCAAAACTCATTAAGGTAGATAATTACATCGGCGCAAACTCAATTAACTTACTCAAACGAGAACTAGGATTAGGGTAA
- the psb28 gene encoding photosystem II reaction center protein Psb28 produces MTSITPSIQFFAGIFEELSNVSLRREVRTGKRIVMMKFNQLQAIEGFNSFTKQSLNSLLLTDEEGEISVTPSATRFIFGGDEGDELQGVECKFEVERDDHWERFMRFMNRYAEANDMEYGER; encoded by the coding sequence ATGACATCTATCACCCCCTCAATTCAATTTTTCGCAGGTATTTTTGAAGAATTAAGTAATGTTAGTTTACGGAGAGAAGTCCGTACTGGCAAACGTATCGTTATGATGAAGTTTAATCAACTCCAAGCGATAGAAGGATTCAACAGCTTTACTAAACAATCCTTGAATTCTCTATTGTTAACCGATGAAGAAGGAGAAATTAGCGTCACCCCCTCTGCAACAAGATTTATTTTTGGGGGTGACGAAGGTGATGAACTACAAGGAGTAGAGTGCAAATTTGAAGTTGAGCGTGATGATCATTGGGAACGATTCATGCGCTTTATGAACCGTTACGCCGAGGCTAATGATATGGAATATGGAGAACGTTAG
- a CDS encoding C2 family cysteine protease produces MIFDHAGNTLGSARRVNLTTTTQTFTDFIGSRDVNDFYSFSLNSRSSLNLTLGGLTTNADIQLIQDKNSNRIIDGISEIIGSSNLLGIASDSIRTTLDTGNYFIRIFPGSGSTVNGTNYNLSLSINTAPNSLAFTIDNPTITNTGSLNISRGQVFDANGARDISVIDFQLFQNGLLVNSISNDVTRITINTNDSRWGSFTHNLSLSGLNLAGGNYTLRATALDTFRSTSQVVERVFTIAADWLSQNLKDRQMLTLVKNLAQDGNLSRNDIVTIFRDAKDNGVVDVNELSDLRLIITNAPRFTIQDHVRILSNKVANGDMANINSGIGNLFAGSSADQLEKLLGKWFFGSDRPQLTSTQFTYREARGALFQNGISYQDVDQGAIGNCYFLAGLANTALRTPNVIQSMFIDNGDNTFTVRFYNNKVADFVTVDKFLATLNNLNSNYVSGGNIPYAKIGGRHDNPNTELWVALAEKAYAQINESGWTRGPASGQRRNSYQAIVSGYAGRAITDITGSSTQYDNLDSLDMNAIVTAFNQGQMICFASRSSTQVATNVVSSHAYVLVSYSSSTQRFRLYNPWGVNGGYENGIFKNGFLDLSFNDLLRNFLGWDKTI; encoded by the coding sequence ATGATTTTTGATCATGCGGGGAATACGCTAGGTAGTGCAAGACGAGTTAACCTGACAACCACAACACAGACATTTACAGATTTCATAGGTTCCAGAGATGTAAATGATTTTTATAGTTTCAGTCTGAATAGTCGTAGTAGTTTAAACCTGACTCTGGGTGGTTTAACCACAAATGCAGACATACAATTAATTCAAGATAAAAATTCAAATAGGATTATTGATGGTATTAGCGAAATTATAGGTAGTTCCAATTTATTGGGAATAGCTAGCGATTCAATCAGAACTACTTTAGATACAGGAAATTATTTTATCCGGATTTTCCCAGGAAGTGGTTCTACAGTTAATGGCACAAACTATAATCTCAGTCTTTCAATTAATACTGCACCGAACTCATTAGCATTTACTATCGATAATCCCACCATTACTAACACAGGAAGCCTAAATATTAGTCGTGGTCAAGTTTTCGATGCTAATGGTGCTAGAGATATTTCTGTCATCGATTTTCAACTTTTTCAAAATGGACTATTAGTTAATTCTATTTCTAACGACGTGACACGCATCACGATAAATACTAATGATAGTCGCTGGGGAAGTTTCACACATAATTTATCCTTGAGTGGATTAAATCTAGCTGGTGGTAATTATACTCTTCGAGCTACTGCGTTAGATACATTCAGAAGTACCAGCCAAGTTGTTGAACGGGTTTTCACAATTGCAGCAGATTGGTTAAGTCAAAATCTGAAAGATCGACAAATGCTTACTTTAGTAAAAAACTTAGCTCAAGATGGTAATTTAAGCCGTAATGACATTGTTACTATCTTTAGAGATGCGAAAGATAATGGTGTGGTTGATGTAAACGAGTTATCTGACTTAAGACTTATTATTACTAATGCTCCTCGTTTCACAATACAAGACCATGTGAGGATTTTGTCTAATAAAGTTGCCAATGGCGATATGGCAAATATAAATTCTGGTATTGGCAATTTGTTTGCCGGGAGTAGTGCCGACCAGTTAGAAAAATTATTGGGTAAATGGTTTTTTGGTAGCGATCGCCCACAATTAACTTCCACTCAATTCACTTACCGGGAAGCCAGAGGTGCTTTATTCCAAAACGGAATTAGTTATCAAGATGTTGATCAAGGAGCGATTGGTAATTGCTATTTTCTTGCTGGATTAGCTAATACTGCACTACGAACACCTAATGTTATCCAAAGTATGTTTATCGATAATGGTGATAATACTTTTACTGTTCGTTTTTATAATAATAAAGTTGCAGATTTTGTGACTGTAGATAAATTTTTAGCTACCCTGAATAACCTTAATAGTAATTACGTATCAGGTGGAAACATACCCTATGCAAAAATTGGTGGAAGGCATGATAACCCCAATACTGAATTGTGGGTGGCTTTAGCAGAAAAAGCTTACGCTCAAATTAACGAATCAGGGTGGACTCGTGGCCCTGCTAGTGGTCAACGAAGGAACTCCTATCAAGCGATTGTAAGTGGTTATGCTGGACGTGCCATAACCGACATTACAGGCAGTAGTACGCAATATGATAATTTAGACAGTCTAGATATGAATGCCATAGTTACCGCATTTAATCAAGGACAAATGATTTGTTTTGCCTCTAGGAGTTCAACACAGGTTGCGACTAATGTTGTATCTAGTCATGCCTATGTTTTAGTAAGTTATAGCTCTTCCACACAAAGATTTAGGCTTTACAATCCTTGGGGAGTAAATGGAGGGTACGAAAACGGCATATTTAAAAATGGTTTCTTAGATTTGTCGTTTAATGATTTACTCAGAAATTTTCTAGGTTGGGATAAAACAATCTAA